Genomic DNA from Candidatus Micropelagos thuwalensis:
TTTCAAGTGGGAGAGTGTTCTTTTCACCAAAAGGTACAGTTGTAATAAGAACTTTCATAGCCACTCCCCCAGGGTAAAAAAATAGTCTTTAAAATTTCAAATGAATATTATGGCAATACATTGATTTTAATATTTTGTTAATAGACATTGATTCTACAGAAGAAAAAGAACTGATAACTAATTTGATTGATTTCCGCTTAGTTTTTAATTTTAACCACATGCAAATTTAATAATTAACGAGTAATTATAATTGAGTATTCTTCATCTAGCACGGGTATTCCGTCAAATATAGGGAAAGCTCGTTTAGCTTTTTCAGAGTAGAAGTAATTATCCAGCATTTTCATTTCTGATTTAGTAATCGGACACACAAAAGGTATATTTTTATTTTTTGAGGTAGATGCATTATTTTTACTAATTTTGTAACAAGCTGTGTGATTAAGAGGATTTGCACTGTTTCTCATTAAATAAGGAGAATGAACAGTAATATTACTCTTCTTATTTAAAAAAGCTGGTATGCCCCTTACATAGTCATTATTTAACATCTTTAGTTTTTGAGTTAACGAACCTAGTTCGTAAGATGGTTCAAATAAATATACATAATTCTTAGAAACTCTTAATATTTCATCGAGCGCATCTTGATAGATATGCGGCATTTGCTCGAGTGTGTGACGTGTCACTACCAAGTCAAAAGAATTATCTGGGAAGGGAAGTTTAGTCGCATTAGCCTTAGCTACCACTGGGTGTTTATCGTGTCTTTTTTTAAATTCTTCTAAACCGTGCCTAATGCGATTAAGAGATAAATCTACACCAAAACATTCTATATTCGGACCAAAGCATTGATAAATGTCCTCTAAAGTTGTTAGTTCTCCAACACCAACTTCAAGAACAGTCTGAAATTTACATTCAGAAAGTTTATCGCGTATTTCTAATCTAATCTCACGCATATTGTCGATGCTTGAAATTTCTTGAATTTCACCATTAACAACTGAATAACGCAATTTGTGAGAGTAGTAGTTATCTTGTATGTAGGCACCAGCAATTTCATCGTACTGCATTTCTACGACCTTGCTGGTTCTACGTAATCCTTTTAATCGTTTAACGGGTATCGATAAGATAGAGATGATTAATGTAGTGTATTTTTTTGATTTCCAGGTACCCTTTTTAGCGCCCATAACCCTTACAATGAGCGGAATGATAATTTGTTTGAAAAATTTACTTACTGACATCGATATTTCTCTAACAATCTAGACACATTCAATGTTGGAAGTTTGATTTTCACAATTAATTTTAACAATAAATAGGGCTGTCCTAGTGTCGCAATTGTAATAGTGCTGCAGCGTAATTTGCGGATTAGACTTAAGCCAATCTAATACTGCCCCTTGAACACCTGTGCTTGATATCCCCTTATTCCTAAACCAATCATCAAAAATCAAAACCGATCCAGTTTTAAGATAGGGAGTTATAAAATTAAGAACATCAACGCTTGACTCGTAAATATCGCAGTCAATGTAAGCCACTGCAATTTGTCTCAAATTAAGCGCATCGGCTGCTTCTTTATTTAAACTCTCATTAAACCAACCTTTGGTTATAGTTACTCGGTCCATATCCAGCCCAGCATCAGAAATTCTATTGCGAAACAATTCTTCAGTTGCACTGTAATTACCTGCAAAGTATTGAATTGGATTTGAAACATTTTTGGTTTCGGGTAAACCTTCGAAACTGTCGAAAGCATGAAATTTCATATCAACAAACATGTTTTTTTCGCCGGTTGCTTTCACACCAACATTATAAAATGTATTACTGTAATTATTGATTTGATTGTATGCCTCGATAAAACTATTGCCTTTCCAAACACCAAATTCCAGATAATCGCCTTCAATTTGATTTTTTACTATATAAGCAGCAGCCCATCTAAAAGCATTAGTATCGTGCCATATTTGTCTAGAGATATGTGGTTGCAAAACGCTTGGTTCAACAATTAACAATGTTAGAACTTTTCTTATTGGCCGAACGAAAAACTTTATCAATTGCCGTAATCTATACATATCCAGTCCATCAATATTGCTTGGAGTACTATTTCGAATGGAAATCATGTAACAGATATGGTTTTGTTTATCGAGTAAATTTTCAAAACAATTTTTAAAAAATTAATTATAATTACACACATAAGAAGATATTATAAAATGAGTGATAATAACTTCTTAAAAGAGCTACTTAGTAACAACATCACCTGTTTTGCTTAAATTTAAAAATGTAAGAACGTAAGTCCATGCATCTACAGGCCTTATTAACAGGGCACTGATATAAGTGACTAGACAAAAGATAATTCCAATAATCGCACTGATTATGCTGTTTTCATCAAAATATTTTATAGTATAGATATTTATAAAATATCCTGTGATGAGCATTAAAATCCCATAAACGAGCAGTCGATTGATTTGTGAAAGATAACTTGAAAAACTTATTTCCAAGAATCGAACGGTTGTCATCATACTCGTAATAAATAATAGAAATGAGGCTATCAGCATACTTATTGCCACCCAAAACACGCCGAATTGTGAGGAAATCGCACACCCCAGTATTGTAATAGGGAGATAAGCTAAGTAGATTCTAAACAACAATATAGGTCGACCCGAAGACTTCAGAACCACTACATCACCTCTATGGAAAGACAAAAACAAAATGATAATACCAAAAACAGGCGTTAGCTTTGCTAATTCAAGCCATTTCTCTCCTAGCACAAATAAAACTAAAGGATCTGAGAAAAGTAGAAATATCACGCTAAGAGGAATATATAACAACGCAAAAGTTTGGATTAATTTTAAATAGAGTAGCCTTGTTCTCTCTTTCTCGCTTGAGATAGAAGAAAGTGCAGAATATACAACAGATGCAAAAGATCCATTTAACAGTTTAACTGGCTGTCTCATCAACGTATGTGTTTGTGAATAAACCCCGGCTAAATGGTTCCCCAAAAAGAAGGCAACAGTAAATATTTCTAATCTTCGCTGTAAATGGTAGAGAAGCTGGGTGAGTGTTAAATATAAACTAAAATTGTAAATTTTTTTAATATGAGCAAAAATTAATTTTAAAGCAGGCAACTTTTTAACGTTTATTATAATTATAGATGTATAAATAAGCTCAGCAGTCACATTCATAAAAACAAGACTCCATACACCATAGCCTGAAACAGCCATGAAAATACCTATGGACGAACTAATAATGCGAGAAACAACCTGAGCAATTGCAATTGGCTTGAAACGCATCTCTTTTTCTAATTGTGCTTGAAATGTTATTGTCACTCCACTTACGAGGATGTTTAACGACATAATGTAAATAATTGTTTCAACAATAGCTTCATCGTATATATCGGCAACAATTGAAGCTGTAAGAATTAAAACCAACCAAACAAATAAACTAAGTAAAATATTTAACCAAAATATTGAGCTAATAAATTCTTGAGTATTATTCTTTTCACGAATGATGGCATCTTTTGTACCTAGATCAACAAATACAAGGCTGATACCAGTGAACACAGCCGCCATGGCGACCAATCCAAAATCTCCCGGATTTAACAATCTCGCCATTAATAATGTTACTAAAAATGATGTAAGCGATACACCGAACCTATTTAACACCGTCCAGCGAAGTCCGCTTAATAGTTTATAACGAAAGTTTTTATTGCTCATATTTTCTCGTTAATTTTAAAGGCATCATAACATTGGTTCATAGTCTTCTACAAAAGCTCTTATTAAAATAAATCCTCACCAAGAAAAAATATTCTCAGTCAGACCTTAGAGGAATAATTTTAAAATTATTTAGGTTGCCTAGCGGTCCTCATTGTTGATTTACTAAAGGTAAGAATTAACCATCGACTTTATTCCATCATGTAAATCGACTTTTTTCCATTCACCCAAAACATCATTCATCAAAGATATATCAGCATAAATCCCATGAATATCGCCGGGGGTACCGCCCTCATAATTAACGGTGATATTCTCTTTTTGAGTTGATACCATCGTCTCAACAATTTCACTTACAAGGGTTTTCTTTCCTGTAGCGATGTTAATAGCAAGACCCTTGCTTTTTTCAATATTTAGGCAACGAATAAATGCTTCTACAACATCATCTACGTGGATAAAATCACGATATCTATCTGGTGAGCCTTTAACATGTATATGTTTGTTTTTTAGCATTTGAGCTAAAAAAATACTTACCATCCCCTGCTTGAGATTCTTCATATTTTGTCCAGGGCCATAGACATTAAAGAGTCTTAAACTTGTACTATGAACACCATATTGCTGATAAATTCTTAAGTAATTTTCACTTGCTAATTTAGCTACGCCGTAAAAGGACTCCGGCTTACAATTTTCATCTTCATTAATTGGACAATCTGGTTTAACGCCATAAACAGACATCGTGCTTGCGAATATGAGACGTTTACAACCAATCTTCATTGAATATTTGAGCAACAGTAAAGTGGACTCTGCATTAGTCTTTATATCATATATCGGGTCATCAAAGCTTATCTCACCAGAGCTTTGACCGGCAATATGAAAGATTGCATCAAAGGATAAGTTAGCGATCTTGTCATAGACATTTAAGTCTCCGCAATCGCCGTTAATAAATGTAACTCCATCAGGAATATTACTTTGATAACCGGTACTCAGGTTATCAATAGTAACAACCTCATCTCCATTACTAATTAGACGTTTAGCAAGTGCAGAGCCGATAAATCCAGCGACACCTGTGACAAGATATCTACCCATCTCGATCAACATATTTTGACATTAATGAGTCACCGATCATTTTTTTTTCAATAAGCACACGTTCTTCTTCTGTGTCTACACTGTAAGACTTTACATCAGTCATCACCATATGAACTTTATCTCCATTTTCAATGATGCGCATCATGTCAACAGACTCAATTACTTCCAATTCAGTCTCACTCAATTGATTAAAACTTAGGAGAAAGTCACGTTTGAAAGGTATAATACAGACCTGTTTGAGCATTGGAACATCTTCAACACCCTTCTTTCTTGAAGGAATAGGCTCTCGAGAAAAATAGATTGCATCGCTTTTTTTATCGACAACAACTTTTACCTCATCCGGACTTTCAAATTCGGCAACAGTATCCATTTTAGACATTAGATTAACTACATTTATAGATGGATCGTCTTTAAACGGTTTGAGAGATTGGCTTATCATTCCAGGTGTTACCATCGGTTCATCCCCCTGAACCATTACGACAATATCAACTTCCTGACCCATGATTTTTTCGATTTTGAGCATGGCTTCTGCTGTACGGTCAGTTGCACGTTCATGAGTGTGTGACGTCATTATAGCCTTTCCACCAATTGAATTGATGTAGTCATATATTTCCTCATCACATGTCGCAACATAGGTCTCAATCAATTCTTCACACATTTTTGTACGAAAGTAACAATGACCAATCATGGGTACCCCATGTATTTTTGCGAGAGGCTTTCCAGGAAATCGAGACGATCCCATGCGAGCAGGAATAACAGCTATAGACTTCATAATTTTATTTTTTCATCTCCGAGAAATAATTTAATCCAGCTCTGCAAGCTACATCTATCATTCTGATATCAAGACTATAAGCTAGGAAGTGAAAACCATCTTCCAAGTGGACTTCTAATTGTTTTGGGTCAGGTTCAATAATATGAATGCCGCCAGTCATGTTCATATCTTTGGCCACAGCCTTTATACGTTTCATTGCATCAATAAATTTCGGATGAGTAAATTCTCCAGGAATACCCATAGAAGCTGATAAATCATATGGGCCTATTATAAAGGCATCAATATTATCGACAGCAAAAATAGCCTCAAGATTATTTACTGCATCAATATGTTCAATTTGGACGATTATAACCGACTCTTCTTCTAACCATTTTTTATATGAGTCAAAACCCGAACCATACCCCTGGGCGCGAGCCAAACCAACACCTCGTTTCCCATTAGGCGGATATCTTACTGCCTCTAAAGCTTTATGAGCATCTTCTGGCGAATTAACCATTGGCACAATTATACCAGTCGCACCAGCGTCCATTACGCGTTTAATTTGGTTTTGATCATTCGATGTAAGACGCACTAGTGGTGATACACCAGCCATACTTATTATTCGTATTAAATTTTCTGCCTCTTGAATAGTTATAACGCTATGCTCTAGATCCACGACAAGCCAATCAAAACCAGCTTTCGCTGCGATTTCTGCAATGGCAGGATGGGCGAGTGTTATCCAAGAACCTAGTGTTATCTCATTAGCAGCAAGTTGGGCTTTAAGAGTATTTTTTGATTTTTTTAACGCCATTTAAACTAATTTTCAGCTAATTGAGAGTTATGTAGATTACTTGCGATTATCTTTGTTAATTCTATAGGATTTTGTGAGTTACGCTAGAGGAAGAATTTTGATTTAGGTGATTTAGTATATTTTGCACATTCAATGACCAATCGAGTTCCTTCTCGGCCTTTTGTCTTGCCGCTTTTCCAAGTTTCTTTCTTAACTCAGGCTTTTTTGCCAATTCAACTATTTTATCCACGAAATCATCAATATTGCCCTGTTCACACAAAAAACCATCTACACCATCTGTAATTGCGAAATTAACCTCCCCAACATTAGTAGCTATAGTTGCTTTTCCCATGGATAAGTATTCTAAATGTTTAATTGAACAATTATGAGGCCACTTACCATGAAAATTAAAATGCGAAACCAATATATCACAGGAATTAAGTGTTGATGGCATCTGACTAAATGGTACTTGATAAAGAATTATCGTTGAGTCTTTGAGAGAGTATTCATTGGTTTTAATCTGTAGCTCTAGTTCTTTCTCCTTATTCCCAACGATAAAAAGGAATTTCAAATTGCCAATTTGCGCTAATGCTTTTGAATAGATTTTACACAATTCATCAATATCGTTATACCATCGAAAACTTGATGCCATACCAACTAATATGTCGTCGTCTGCTAGCATGAATTCATCTAAAATATCGTTTTTGCTCAATGAAGGCTGAAACATTTTTGTATTGACGCCATTATAGTTGACTATCATTTTTTCATGATAATTACTGTCTACAAATTCTGTAATCCAATTTGCTCTTAATGTACTATCTACAGTAATCAAAGTTGCAGCATCATACTGCTTAATCTCTGCGACTGGCACCTTCACGAGGCGTCTGTCTTCAGGCCAATCAAGGGTATCCTTATTATTGAATGGCCCCATACTGAGTGGCTTATTAACCTCTAACACCAAATTCAAATTCTTATCCTGAAGTATATTTGTTATTGCGCCACCGTTATAGGATGATCGCATGTAACAAAAATCATAATCAGTATTTTTTACTAATAAATTTACTTTTTTTTCATAGAAATTTGGAACAACCAATTATCTATTTTTTTGAAAACTTTACCAATGAAGCCTTTAAAGTTAATTGGAGTCATCATTCGAAGGGTTCGAAGAGGATAATATATTATTTTTATTTTATCATTTTCTGTATCGATTGAAGGAATCAATGAGTCAGTGACAATTTCAACACAATAACCTTGTTGGACAAAACCCATAATAACCCCGCTAGCAGAGCTGATATTCCCCCCAACTGGACTGCGCGAATAGGAGAAAGGATTTGAGACAATATATAGAATTTTTTTCATTTATTATTATCTCATAAAACTCGATGGCAATGCGATAGCTTGATACGTAAATATTTACACATAATTATTGAGACTCTACTTACGACCAAGCATTGCTCGTTTCGTAACCAAGTTCAACTAATAGGTCACTTATAGCTGAGCGAAATAACTGCTTATCTTCAAATGTAAAAACATCGCTCCATCCTCCAATTTTGCCTTTTCTAAAGGTGCCTGATGTTCCAAAAGAATTTTTGGCAATATTGAGTATACTGGCATCATCAAAATTTTCGGATAATTCAAGGTGAGTACACAAAGATTTAATACAAGAAATTTGGTTTTTAGTTTCGCCACCACCCTTTAGACCCACCAAATCTTCAAACCTTATAGTTAAATTATGAGGCTGTTTTTGCCATTGCAGCATTGAATTGTACATGCTTGCAACACTACTCATATGCCCGAATGTATTTTCGTACCCGAATAATATTGCTTCCAACCTTTCACTATCAGTGGTTAGTTGTCCAAAAAAATACTTATGTGCATGATGCTGTGGCCTTGTTTTAACATGATTAATCATAGATAGGGCCATATCCCTTGGATCTCTTATAATTGTTATCGTTTTGGTTATATATCTATCAATTAGCTCATTACTTTCATCACTGTAAGGTATGTGGCCGATTATATATTCTCTCTCTGCAATCTTTGAAAACAAGCTTTCTATAACTTTTGGCCTTGCTAATCTAGGTGAAGCAACGCTTACCAAGATTGTCTTTTTTTGATTTAATGAAGTAATGTTACTTAAATCTTTGGCAGATCGCCAATTTATCCCTGCTAATTGAGATCTGCGGAAATAAGGTTTGACTGAGTAAAATCGATTTCTGATTATACTTTGATTGTAACCAAAGGAATTTAATATAGTTGTAACTAAATGCGTTCCCGAGTGCGGTATAGTATTTACCAATGCGTTATTCATTACTTATCCGATATGTTTAATCCATACGAAAGATTTTTTTCTTTAATTTTTTCATAATATTTTAGAGGAACATTATAAGGTTTATTACCGGCATAGATAATCTCCCTAAGCATATCGTCAACCCCCGGTAGCGTTGGGGTTTTGTTATTCATGTGAAGGTCCTCCAATAACTTCTTTATCTCTGAAAAGCCATTTGGGCAGTGGGCTGCCTGATAATACTCATACATTGTATGATTTGAATTTAAATATGTTGGATAAATAACGTGTTTATCTTGTAACATAGCCTCAATACCAATTGAGCCGCCAATTACAATTACACAATCAGCCCAGTCTATCAAAGCAGGTGAATGTACTTCGTTTCCATACCAGCCTATTAAAGCATCGCCTAATACACTTCCAGAATTTTCCTTATTAAAATACTCTTTTCCTGCTCTGGTGGCGTCTTTAACCGCAAGAGATATAAAATTAAAATGAGAAAGTTCTTTGAGTGCATCCATTACTAATTCATTATGCACGTTGTAGTCTTTCTGAAATTGCATAAATACAACTTTTAGCTTTCCGTCTTCAACTACATCGGGAATGAATTTGGGACAAATATCCTTATTAGTTTTTGCCCAGTCGGGATAAAAACGAGTGCTTCCCCATGCCTGCGTTTTTACAGGATTAAGGCCCCACTTTATCCAACCGTCTCTACGTATTGGGTTTTGGAGAATAAAATAATCGAACAGATCACGATCTTGTTGGTCGACTAAATTACCCTTCATTATCATTTTTCGATATCCGGTATTAACATCCGAATTTATAAAAATATTGCATCCGTGAGGTATAGCAATTGTAGTCAACCCTATACCGGTTGCAGCCAAAAAATATTTTTCAAGAACCTCACCCTTATCAAATGGGGTGGACCATTCAAAAACACATGTTGAAATATTGTTACTATGTAGAAAATCTAATTGCTTAGATGCGTTATAAAATAACTTTCTGTGTAGTTTCCCAATCAATCCTCTTCTATTTCTTTTTAAAGAATAAAACTTACTTAATATTTTGGATAAAATTGTCCCACGTTTACTGGCATTGATAAAATCAAAATCAATGTCTTTAAAAATCTCGAAAACACCAAGAGTTTTCAAATAAACAATTCTGTAATCATTTTCTAATTCAATATCTGAAGTTACAACTATTATAGGGTTTTCATTCTTTTTTATAAACTCAGCTATAACAGGCACAAAATGATCCACATCATTATAGGCTCTTATAAAAAACGCTACTCTATCTTGGCTCACGATCTTTCAAGTCCTTTCAAATTTTTTAGATGCTCAATATCTGTATAGTAATTATTTAAGATAAGTAAGAACTCAGGACTAAATCCTTTTAATAATATTCCTAGAGATCAAAATTTTCAGTGATAACGATTTACTTAAAGACGTAAATCGCTGTCCTCAGATGAGAAAATGTTTTTAACATCATAAAAAACGAAATTCTCTTTTCCGAGGGCTTTTACTTCCTCCAGCCTCATTGTTTTGAATTGTTCATGCGCGACCGCAATAATAATTGCATCATACTTATAATAATTTACCGAATTATCTGCCCCTGCGACTAAAGTTGAAGGGAGATTTTTTAAAAGTTTAATATTGTATTCCTTAAGCGCAGCATCTTTGTCAACCCATGGATCATAGACATCAACTTTAATATTATGTTCTTTGAGTTCATCTACAATATCTATGACACGAGTGTTTCTTAAGTCTGGACAATCTTCTTTAAAAGAAAACCCCATAACCAGCACTCGGCTTCCATCTATCGGGATATGTTTTTTTAGCATAGCTTTAATGAGTTCTGACACGATATAAGAACCCATTCCATCGTTAATGCGACGACCAGCTAAAATCATTTCTGGATGATGACCAACTGCCTGAGCTTTGTGTGTCAAATAGTATGGGTCAACTCCAATGCAATGACCACCAACCAAGCCAGGTCGGAAAGGTATAAAATTCCATTTTGTTCCCGCAGCCTCAAGAATTTGCAGGGTATCTAGATCAAGTTTATTAAAAAGGATTGCCAGCTCATTAATTAGCGCAATGTTGACATCTCTTTGGGTGTTTTCAATTACTTTGGCCGCCTCAGCTACCTTAATACTTGAAACTTTGTGTGTGCCGGCTGTGATAATAGTTTTGTACAGATTATCTATAAATTCTGTAGCTTCTGATGTAGACCCTGAAGTAATTTTTTTATTGTAGTTAAGCTATGCTCTTTGTCCCCCGGGTTAATGCGCTCCGGGCTGTAACCAACATAAAAATCCAAATTATACTTTAACCCAGACACATCCTCCAACTCTGGAATACAGTCTTCCTCAGTACACCCCGGATAAACTGTTGACTCATATATAACCGTATCGCCGCGTTTCAGCACCTTACCTACTGTCTTGCTTGCATCCAATAATGCTCTTAAATCAGGCCGCTTATTTTCATCTATTGGTGTTGGAACAGTAACTATGTAAACATTGCAATTAGAAATTTCGTCTAATTTGCTGGTAAATTTTAGCTTTTCTGAATTGATAATTTCATCTTGATTTACTTCGAGAGTAGCATCATCCCCCTTCAGCAATTGCTGTATCCTAATTTCACTTATGTCATATCCAACCACAGAACAAAACTTCCCAAACTCAACAGCAAGAGGTAATCCAACATAACCGAGACCAATCACACACACTTTTGTTTTTTGAAGAGAAAATCTTTTTAACTTAGACTCATGCATTGTAATACCCACGATACCAATCGACAAAAGAGGCAACACCTTCGTAAAAATCTGTTTGAGGACGATAACCAGTCAAGCTTTGAAGCAGAGAAGAATCTGCCCATGTTGCTGGTACATCACCCATCTGCATAGGCATATAATTTCTAATCGCTTTCATCCCAAGCTTTTCTTCTATAGCCTCAATAAAGTCCATAAGTTTTACGCTCTGAGAATTTCCGATATTTACAACACGATAAGGCGCTACTGGAGATAAACTATCGGAACTGTTTATTGGCTCCCCCCTGATTGGTACCGCATTAATCAAGAGCATAATTGCTCGAACTAAATCGGTCACAAACGTAAAGTCTCGGTGCATTTCACCATTGTTATAAATATCTATAGGTTGATTGTTCAAAATACCTTTAGTGAACTTAAAAAGTGCCATGTCGGGTCTACCCCATGGCCCATAAACTGTGAAAAACCTAAACATCGTGGTTGGAATGTCATACAGATGTGAATAGGAGTGAGCCATACTTTCTGTGGCTTTCTTTGTAGCGGCATATATTGTTAGTGGTGTATCGGTTTGCTGAGTTTCATTGAAAGGCATATCGACGTTTGCACCATAAACAGACGAAGTAGAGGCTAAAAGAAGATGGTTAACATTTAATCGTCTAGCAGCTTCAATAACGTTAAAGGTCCCCATAACGTTAGAGTCAATATAAGCTCTTGGTTTTTCGAGACTGTAACGAACTCCTGCTTGAGCGGCTAAATGAACCACCACCGATGGCTTAAACTCATTAAATGCTGAGTCTAACAAATCCTGATTTTCAAGCATACCAATAGTACTACTGAAATTGTTTGATCTACCAAGCATCTTATGTCTTTCTCTCTTAAGATTTACGTCATAGTAATCTGTGAGCCCATCAAAACCGTGAACTAAAAACCCTTCAGATAATAAAAGTTTGGCAAGATGGTATCCAATGAAACCAGCTGTTCCAGTTATTAAAATTTTCATTACAAATGAAATCCTTGATAGTGTATAATTTTAATAAGTTAAAATTGGCAAAAAATCGTCTCTAATAATGACTTAAGACAAGTTATTGCTTAACGGATATTATCTTTTTTAAATAGTGTAAAACTTTTATCTCTGAAATTTATCCCCCTACTGAACCGGATATTTTTCTATTTGCACTTAATATAAATAACAAGGCGATAACAAAATAAATATTACCAAAACCAGATACGGATAAGCCATTCAGTAGACCAATAAAAAATAAAGCGACTGCGTTATGAAATGGGAATAATTTTGTTAAGGCAAAAAACCAAAAATAGAAAATTAACAATCCAAAAACAAAACCAAAATCAACTAACAATCTGATCGACGTAAAATTAATGACCCTACTAAAACAAATATATTGCTCACCATCAAAACTAACCTTTTCGGTCATATAGCTAAGTGAGTGACATACTCCACTTTGTAACGGACTGATTTGGAAATTCCCAAATAAAATATTAAGCAGGCTCGTATCATAAAATTTCAAAAGATTAGTAAGAAAAAAGACACGATCAATGCTTAATAAAGTTTCAAAAAAGTTTACATAAATAAAATAAGAAAAAAGAATGAAAGAAATAAAGATT
This window encodes:
- a CDS encoding NAD-dependent epimerase/dehydratase family protein, giving the protein MKILITGTAGFIGYHLAKLLLSEGFLVHGFDGLTDYYDVNLKRERHKMLGRSNNFSSTIGMLENQDLLDSAFNEFKPSVVVHLAAQAGVRYSLEKPRAYIDSNVMGTFNVIEAARRLNVNHLLLASTSSVYGANVDMPFNETQQTDTPLTIYAATKKATESMAHSYSHLYDIPTTMFRFFTVYGPWGRPDMALFKFTKGILNNQPIDIYNNGEMHRDFTFVTDLVRAIMLLINAVPIRGEPINSSDSLSPVAPYRVVNIGNSQSVKLMDFIEAIEEKLGMKAIRNYMPMQMGDVPATWADSSLLQSLTGYRPQTDFYEGVASFVDWYRGYYNA